The genomic DNA TCTGTGCACCTTATGTACGtctaaaagatttaaaatgatgTTGTTTAGATCAGTGTTTTGAAAACTTTATTGAAAAGGAATGCAATGACGAACCATCACGAGCCAGCTCACGAAAAGCGTTATTTATAAATCTTGAGAAAAGTTTATATGTGCATGAAGGAATGTTACTGATCatttttattgccatttaaACATTGCATTGTATTACCTCGACTCGTAAACTAGATGTTTTTAGAGAGATACATATGATGATAAATCATAACCTTATATGCATGTCTTgttgaaaatgttaaaatatgttaaaagtCAACAATGAAACTAGACTTTACAAATAATTCCAAATGAACGCGTTTATAATCAGAGTTCACAGACTGTCTGATTCGTTGCAGACTGCAGACGGAAACTGTGACAATGGGAGAAAATTTTCATGCTACCCCGTAGGACTAAAAGCTGTACTGCAGATACACCAAAATGCAGACACCCCAGATATAGTCTCCTGCGCCTCACCTGTGGGCTGCGACCCAGTGTCTGGAAACTAAATGCATTAGACGCGTGTCAGAGCCAAAACAAGGTTTTCTCTCCTTATCAGGTTTCGAAGTGGAACTTTCAATCAATTCGATCAATTAGTGTCAAGATtctataaatatcctgatttgatattaaattgtttgtagattttgttacaattctaagcAAACTCGCTtttaccacacaggatgctgcgCTTCCTGCTGATGTGTGAATAGTTAACAGTGTACATGCACAAATTTTGGCTTTAGttccaataataaaaatattaaaatgcagctaaggatgtattatgataaacagaatgagtagctcaactttcatatcttctagtccgagtcgttcgttcttttgaatctaatGCACGtgataaaagaatgaatgactTGGACCAGAAGATTCATGAGTTGAACCGCTCATTTTTGTTTCCTGCacataacctacagaggttATGCGATGCTTTGTGCATGCGCGCCCAGGATAAAACCAttgaatcactctccgagacgactcgttctTCCGAGTCAAGTTAAAGACTCGTTAAAAAAGAACGAATCATTCATAAACGACCCATGACTACTTAGATTTAAGAAACGATTTTTGGCTGACACTGGAGCCAGGACCATTCGTAGTCCTGCTCAGTTATCAGAAATATCCTTGAACACAGATTTGTCTCTGCTCGAGCCTTAAATTTAATCTTAAACTGAACTGACtaggaattgggtcacatttaactgATCGTGTAAACGAggcctaaaaaaaacaagaaattgtGAATCTGATTTAGCCGAGAAGATTGACGTTACATTCGAAGGTGTTTAATAATGTCAACAAATTAGATTTGTTAAGAAAAACTAAGTGTCTTTTGTAGATGTTTAAAGTTCGATGCTTGACCAGTGGTTACCTTGGTATTGCATCTGAACACTTCATCCGTAAGTGCACGTCTAAATCAAAGCGTGTATAATCCCAGTGTTTGGACCAACACGTGTTAATCAGTGTGTCTGatccttttttcatttctccACGCGAGTGACAGAGGTGTAAAAGCTTCACACAAGCGCTCGGATCGCAGCGAGGCCCTCGCGCCGTCATTCAcaagctactgtactgtaggtttctcGCTTCAGGTTGAGGTTTGCGGTTCTTTAAACCAGGGGATTTTCACACGGTCATTTAGAAATTGAAAAGAGAACCTGTGCTGGGTGACAACGGGAGGGCAGGAACGTGTGGGCTTTGAATCACTTCAGTTTCCCCTCACTGTCTTTTAGTGAAAGTTATTGtgtgactgtacagtatatacagtctTGCGTCATCGCCAGTGAAACCCCAACAGCCTCACCACTAATCCACAACGCATGACTTGAATTGATTAAACAGAGCTCGGCTCGACCCAAAATGTCAGTGACATGAGGTCATGTAGAGATGACCCTCGACCCGAAACTGTCACAGAGGGACGAACCGACACGCGTAGCAGATTTACCTTTTGTGTCATGGATTTCCAACGAGGTGAAACTTTCCCTGACACTCCACCAGggagcttcttttttttcctctctgcttTAGGTTTCTGCTGCCGCGTTCCATCTCTGAGTGACTTCCcctattatgattattatttagtattattatttattattattattattattattattattatttgttttatttttttttgtttttataattatataaaacaattattggcaaatgtaaaagaaaacactttgtTTCTAATCTAATtagaagtcttttttttatgaaaaaactaAAGATTAGTTAATAATAAACAAGAGATCTGAAATGTCCATGTTTAACTAATTTTTgtcaaaaaatatgtatataaaatatatatatatatatatatatatatatatatatatatatatatatatatatatatattatgaatgaatatttacataaaatttttatattatatatttagtataaataaggaaattaaatatttgtgtctattaaatatgtaaataaatagttaaaataaatgtttatttattaatattaagtataatattaaatattttgtataaataaataaatgcttacaaatactttaaaaataaatatataattccattaaataaattaaattcaataatttccattattggcaatttctttttatttattcaaataataacaaagattatttttgtttctgattttgatctttttaatttttctgttttctgttctttttttccccttaaaatcTATTTCACGGTGACATGATTGAGTgttaggaaaaataaatatggtgaTTATAACATTGAGACAACTCCTAACCTGATCCTTCATTTCTCACATAGAtatctgtttttgtgtgtgtttctaaccCAGGTGCTCTAACCGAGTGCTATGACGAGCTGGGTAACCGCTACCAGCTGCCCGTGTACTGCCTCTCTCCGCCCGTCAACATGATCGAGGAAAAGAGCGAGACGGAGACGCCCGAGGCCCCCGAGGCCCCGCCCACCGAGGGCCACGAGTGCCAGCTGCGTCTGCGTCTCTCGACGGGTCGCGACCTGCGTCTGGCCGTGCGCTCGGGAGACAGCGTGCTGTTCATGAAGCGGCGTCTGCAGTCTCAGGAGGGCCTGGAGGCGTCCAGTCAGCGCTGGTTCTTCTCGGGCCGGCCGCTCAGCGACCGCATGAAGCTGCACGAGCTCAACATCTCCAAAGACTACGTGGTGCAAGTGATCGTCAGCCAGCCGCCGCCTGTCGAGAACTgacgctaaaaaaaaaaaaaaaaactggccttttttcttcttcttcttttttttccgtcTCGTTTTCTGCAGAACGTTTGAGATCTTGCCTGGACTGCAAGCGCGCTGCTCTAAAGACGGACGTGAGAAGATTCATGAAGtgctttctcttctcttcttgttttgtttaaaatttttgttatgTCTGCAAGGCAGACCTGAAATACGGACGTCTGAAACTCTGTGAGACTTTTCTACAGCCAGACCTCGTCTCGGCCTTTAACCAATCGCTTTTTGTAATTCGTTTAGTTTTTAACTGAAAACTTTTCTCCTGAACTAATTAGGGAAtataagcatatatatatataaatatataaaagaaggATTTcattatattcattcattcattcattcattcattcaaatgtctgtctctcttaaAGTCAGGTGAGCATCTTGGCGACCTTCTTGCTGCGCTCTTAAAACAATCTCAAGTCAATCGGCTTTTggtttctttctccttttttctttttttttaggttctgCAGAAGCGAAgctgtgggattttttttctttttttttcttttgtgtaatAAATCAGCTGTTTGACCTTTCGTCTAGATTTCGGCTCATGTGctttgaaacaggggaagcgTCACATCGCACTCGGTGCTCTACATCTGTAATCTAGATGAGATCCGAGGCATCGATCCTCTGCGCTGCTGCGTCACGTGTCGCGACAATTCTCTTcgtttcctccaggtttccatggcactatctctctctcgctctctctttctcactgagTGCTGTATTTTAAAAACGGGGTCTAATCATGAACGTAGGGCCCGAGGGAAAAAGGAAGTTCCGAGTGACTGACGGTCTCGGCGCGGTTCTAAGAAGATATGTGAACGTCCTTCGTGTTTTTAAACGGCCTCCGTTCTGTCCAAGGAGAAATGGCAAAAACGTTGGCTTATTTTAATGATATggaatgtgtttttaattaaaatatgaacaTTTCTACTCCATGGTTCTGTGCTTTCCCAGTTCTTTCCTTCTCACCCCTCATTCTGTTAATCTGCTCCCATCAGATGGATTATCTCCTTAGACAAGTAGGGTTTATCGTCACCACGTCTGCATAAAGTTAGAAGCGTCTCGAACCGAGACACAGTTCATGTGAGCGTAAACAATtagtttatgatttttttattcaagataAAAACAAGAACTTTTGTCTCAAACAAGTTTACAAAATACTTCATCATCTATTATACATGATGCCTTTATTCAGATTATTATATCCAGTAATATATTTAGcgttatattttattatgctaTACCATGCCTAAAAAagggtgtgtggtgtgttgcgtttatgaaatcaattaaatgttacagagaaaatgaaattttatt from Clarias gariepinus isolate MV-2021 ecotype Netherlands chromosome 19, CGAR_prim_01v2, whole genome shotgun sequence includes the following:
- the ubtd2 gene encoding ubiquitin domain-containing protein 2, with the translated sequence MGGCVGSQHDSSGSLNENSDGTGVALGRNQALKREKPKWKSDYPMTDGQLRSKRDEFWDTAPAFEGRKEIWDALKAAAQAFESNDHELAQAIIDGASITLPHGALTECYDELGNRYQLPVYCLSPPVNMIEEKSETETPEAPEAPPTEGHECQLRLRLSTGRDLRLAVRSGDSVLFMKRRLQSQEGLEASSQRWFFSGRPLSDRMKLHELNISKDYVVQVIVSQPPPVEN